The genomic DNA CCGCGCTGCGCGCCAAACTGGTCGACTGCGACGGATCACCCGAGGCCGTGACCGCGCTGGCAGCCCTGCTGGCCACCCCCGTCGACGAGCCGGAACTGGCTGTGCGGCAGGGCAAGCTGCTTGCCTCACGGCTGGTGCCGTGGGCCCGTACGGGCCATCTCACGGTGCCACGCGGCGGCGACTACGTCCTGGCACCCACCGAGCGTGGGGCGATCGACAACCTCCGTCTGACCGAGAAGGACGTGCCGTCGCCGGACGAGGGCTACGTGCAGGTTCGGGTGGAGGCCGCGGGCCTGAACTTCCGCGACGTGCTCAACGTCCTCGGCCTGTACCCCGGCGACCCCGGACCGATCGGCGGTGACTTCGCCGGCGTCGTGACCCAATTGGGCGACGGCGTAACGGGACTCGAGGTGGGCCAGCGCGTCTACGGCTCGATGCAGGGTGCGTTCGCCAGCCGGTTCAACGTGCCCGCGCTGTTCCTCGCACCGATTCCGGACGGGGTGAGCGCGGTCGAGGCCGCGACGATTCCGGCTGCTGCGCTGACGGTGCGGCTGTCGTTCGACTGGGCTCGGCTCAAGCCGGGCGACAAGGTGCTCATCCACGCCGCCAGCGGTGGCGTGGGGCTGGCAGCCGTGCAGATGGCGCAGCAGTGCGGTGCCGAGGTGTTCGCGACGGCCAGCACCTTCAAGCGGTCGACGCTGAGCAAGCTCGGCGTGAAGTACGTCTACGACTCCCGCACAACCGACTTCGCCGATCAGATCCTGGCGGACACCGGCGGTTCGGGCGTCGACGTGGTGCTCAACAGCCTGACCAACGAGGGCTTCATCGAGGCGACGCTGCGGGCCACCGCGACGGGCGGCCGCTTCGCCGAGATCGCCAAGCGTGACATCTGGTCGCCGGAGCAGATGGCCGAAGCCCGGTCGGACGTCGCCTACGAGATCGTCGCGTTGGACACGGTGATGCTCACCGAACCCGAGCGCATTCGCGATCTGCTCACCGAGGTGTCGGAGGGACTGGCCGATCGCGTCTGGACGCCGCTGCCCGCCGAGATCTACCCGCTGACCGAGGCGCGGGCCGCGTTCCGCCGCATGCAGCAGGCCCGGCACATCGGCAAGATCGTGCTGCAGATCCCGGATCCGTTGGCGCCGCGGGCCGATCGGAGCTACCTGATCACCGGTGGTCTCGGTGCGATCGGCCTGCACACGGCGTCGTACCTCGCCCAGCTCGGCGCCGGCGACATCGTGCTGACCAGCAGGCGTTCACCCGACGCCGATGCGCACCGCGTGATCGACGACATCACCGAACGCTTCCGCTGCCGGATCCACGTCATGACGGCCGACGTCGGCGACGAGGGCGAGGCCGCCGGGCTGCTGCAACGGATTCGCGCGGAGTTGCCGCCGCTGGCGGGTGTGGTCCACCTGGCGGGCGTGCTCGACGATGCACTGCTGTCCCAGCAGAGCGTCGAGCGCTTCCGAACGGCGATGGCTCCCAAGGCCTTCGGTGCCTGCTACCTGGACCGTCTGACCAGGGACGACGAACTGGACTTCTTCATCGTGTCGTCCTCGGTGTCGAGCTTGTTCGGCTCACCCGGACAGGCCAACTACGCCACCGCCAACGCGCTGCTCGACGGCCTGGTCGCGCAGCGACGTGCGATCGGACTGCCTGCCACCGGCGTCAACTTCGGCCCGTGGGCCCAGGGCGGCATGGCTTCCTCGGAGGCCGCGACCGCGAACATCAGTGCCCAGGGCCTGATTCCGCTGGAACCCTCGGCGGCGCTGAGTGCGCTGGCGGAGGTCGTCGCGAACGGCACCGGTCAGGCGACGGTCGTCAAGGCCAACTGGCAGCGTGCCGCGAAGGTGCTTGGCGCGTCCCGTCCCCCGATGCTCGACCTGGTGTTGCCGAGTGCGGCCGGTGAGGCGGTCGGTGACAGCGAGCTGCTGCGGCAGCTGCAGGAGATACCGGTGCAGCAGCGCGCAGGGTTCGTGACGGAGTTCCTGCAGCGCGAGGTGCAGAACTTCCTGCGGCTCGCGCAACCGCCCGCGGCGACCAGCCGGTTCCTCGACCTCGGCACGGACTCGCTGATGGCGATCGAACTCCGCAATCGGTTGCACAGTCAGTTCGGTGGCGCGTTCACGATCAACGCGACGGCGGTGTTCGACTACCCGACGATCGGAGGGCTCGCCGACTACCTGGTGGGTCAGCTACCGGACGCCGAGACGTCGGATGCGCCTGCGCAGGAGGCGGAGCCCGTCGCAGCCGCCGGTCACTGAGCATTGGACACTGATCGCGGTGCGGGGCTCAATCGTGAGGAGAGACGTATGACGAAGTCAGTGTTCATCACCGGTGGCGCGACGGGCATCGGCCGGGCGACGGCGCTGCTGTTCGCCAAGCAGGGCTACCTCGTCGGCGCCTACGACATCGACGAGGCCCGGCTCGAGGTGCTCGAGCGCGACGTCGCCGCACTCGGGGGTCGCAGTGTCGTCGGCCACCTCGACGTCACCGACGCCGCGGAGGTGGCGCAACGGCTCGGCGAATTCCACGAGGCGGCGGGTGGACGGCTCGACGTGCTGATCAACAACGCGGGCCTGCTCAACGCCGGGCGCTTTGAGGAGATCGCGCTCGACGTGCACCATCGTGAGATCGAGGTCAACGTCAAGGGTGTGGTCAACGGGCTGCACGCCGCGTTCCCGTACCTGAAGTCGACCCCGGGCTCCGTCGTCGTCAACCTCTCGTCGGCGTCGGCGATCTACGGTCAGGCCGAACTCGCCAACTACAGCGCCACGAAGTTCTTCGTCCGCGCCATCACCGAGGCCCTGAACCTCGAGTGGGGCACCTACGGCATCCGCGTCATCGACATGTGGCCGCTGTACGTGCAGACCGCGATGACCCGTGACGTGAAGACGGGCACCACCGATTCGCTGGGCATCCGGTTGACGGCGGAAGACATCGCCGCGGGCATCGTGGCCGCGGTCGATCCCGCGCTACCGCGCAAGGTGCTGCGCCAGGTGCACTTCCCGGTGGGCGTGCATGCGAAGGCACTCGCGGCGGGTGCGCGGTTCTCGCCGGCGTGGCTCACCCGCTGGGTGAACAAGCGCCTCGCGGGCCACTAGTCGGCCCAGCGCGTCGCCTCGACCTCGTCGGGCAGCGGCGCGTGCAGCGGCACGTCGAGTCCGTCGTAGATGCCCGGCTTCTGCGTCGAGAGCCATTCGATGGCGCCGAGGAGGCGGTTCGCGGCCGTGGTGTTGCCGCCGTCGGCGCGCGTACCGCCGGGCACGTCGGCCCGGGTGACGATCGTGAGCTGCGGGTCGCCGTCGATGATGACGCGGTGGTCGCCGACGCCCTCGTCGGGCTGCGGCCAGTCCGGCGCGCACGCCGGGTCGATGCGGGTGATGTGCTCGACGACGACGCGCTGCTTGCCGCCCGACCACCCGATCACCTTGAGGAAGAACGCGCCCAGGGTGCCCTCCTCGAAGTGACCCATGACGTTGTCGACCGGATGTTCGAGCGGGAGCCGCTCGACCTCCTCGGTGATCTCGTCGATCTCGAGGCCCAGCCCCCGGCCGATCAGCCGGATGTTGCCGCCCCACACCATCGTCGGGACCGATGGCAGCAGCATCATCGGCGTCTCGTCCATCAGACCGCCGAAGCCGCACGACACCCGCACGGCATACGGCTGGTCGTACGTGGAGTAGTCGAAGATCTCCTGGCACCGGATGGTGCGGATCCGCGTGCAGAGACCGGCCGCCATCACGGCCAGCGCGTCGTTGGCCCAGCCCGGGTCGACGCCGCTGACCAGTAGTGCGGCACCGCCCTCCTCGGCGGCGGTCGTCAACCTGTCGACCCACTCCGCGGGCGCGGACCTGGGGTCGTACATCGAGTACAGCGACGGCGTGACGACGACCTTGCCCGCCCGCAGGCACCGCTCGATGTCGGCGAGCGCGTCCTCAGGCCGGATGTCGCCCGAGGCCATGTAGGCGACGGCGTCACAGGTCAGCAGCGCCGCGTCGACGTCGAGGCTCACGGCCACGCCGGTGGGTTCGGCGAGGCCCGCGAAGTCGCCGGCGTCGCGGTTCGCCTTGTCCGGGGAGGACGTGATGACGCCGGTCAACTCGAGACCCGGAAATGCCGTCGTGGACCGAATGGCGGTCGCTCCCATGTTGCCCGTACCCCAGACCACCACACGCCTCATCTGGCACACCCTAGTGGCGACGGAGGCCTGCTCGTGGCAGACATCACATTCCCGAGAAAGCCCAGGTCAGTCCGCCCAACCAACCGTTTGGGCAGGTCGCCGTGCCTACCGCCGGTAGCGAGCGACGGAAATTAGCTCGTCAGGCCTTTGCGTTGAAGTTACCGGGCGGTATAGTAAGCAGTTACTGGTGGGTAACTTAGGACCAAGTACCCAACCGCAAATGGATTTCTCATCGAGGAGACAGCGTGAGCCACTACAAGAGCAACGTCCGTGACCAGGTATTCAACCTGTTCGAGGTCTTCGGTCTCGACAAGGCGCTCGGCGAGGGCTCGTACAGCGACCTCGACGTCGACACCGCGCGGGAGATGCTCGCCGAGGTGAGCCGCCTGGCCGAGGGCCCGATCGCAGAATCGTTCGCCGATTCCGACCGCAACCCCCCGGTGTTCGACCCCGAGACTTACACGGTCAAGCTGCCCGAGCCGTTCAAGAAGTCGGTGCGCGCGGTCACCGAGGGCGGCTGGGACAAGATCGGCTTGGACGAGGAACTCGGTGGCGTCGCGATGCCTCGCGCGCTGCAGTGGGCGCTGGTCGAGCACATCCTCGGCGCCAACCCGGCCGTGTACATGTACGCGATGGGCGCGGGGTTCGCGAACATCTTCTACAACCAGGCCACCGAAGAGCAGAAGAAGTGGGCCATCCTGGCTGCCGAGCGCGGCTGGACCTCGACCATGGTGCTGACCGAGCCCGATGCCGGTTCGGACGTCGGCGCAGGCCGCACCAAGGCCATCCAGCAGCCCGACGGCTCGTGGCACATCGAGGGCGTCAAGCGCTTCATCACCTCCGGTGACGCCGACGACCTCGGCGAGAACATCCTGCACCTGGTGCTGGCCCGCCCCGAGGGCGCCGGCCCCGGCACCAAGGGTCTGTCGCTGTTCTTCGTGCCGAAGTTCCTGTTCGACTTCGAGACCGGTGAGCCGGGCGAGCGCAACGGCGCCTTCGTCACCAACGTCGAGCACAAGATGGGCCTGAAGGTCTCCGCCACCACCGAGCTGTCGCTCGGCCAGCACGGCGTCCCCGCCAAGGGCTGGCTCGTCGGCGAGGTGCACGACGGCATCGCGCAGATGTTCGAGGTCATCGAGCAGGCCCGAATGATGGTGGGCACCAAGGCCATCGCCACGCTGTCGACCGGCTACCTGAACGCACTGGAGTACGCCAAGAGCCGCGTGCAGGGTGCCGACATGACCCAGATGACGGACAAGACGGCGCCGCGCGTGTCCATCACGCACCACCCGGACGTCCGCCGCTCGCTGATGACGCAGAAGACCTACGCCGAGGGCCTGCGCGCGCTGTACCTGTACACCGCGACCTTCCAAGACCACGCAGTCGCCAACGCGCTGCACGGGGTGGACGGGGAGCTGGCCTCCAAGGTCAACGACCTGCTGCTCCCGATCGTCAAGGGCGTGGGTTCGGAGCAGGCGTACGCCAAGCTGACCGAGAGCCTGCAGACCTTCGGTGGTTCCGGCTTCCTGCAGGACTACCCGGTCGAGCAGTACATCCGCGACGCCAAGATCGACTCGCTCTACGAGGGCACCACCGCCATCCAGGCGCAGGACTTCTTCTTCCGCAAGATCGTGCGGGACAAGGGCGTTGCGCTCGGCTACGTGGCCAGCCAGATCGAGACGTTCATCAAGAACGAGTCGGGCAACGGACGCCTCAAGGCCGAGCGTGAACTGCTCGCGACCGCGCTCGCCGACGTGCAGGGCATGGCGGCGACGCTGACCGGCTACCTCATGGACGCCCAGACCAACCCGAGCAGCCTGTACAAGGTCGGCCTCGGTTCGGTCCGGTTCCTGATGAGCGTCGGCGACCTGGTGCTCGCGTGGCTCCTGCAGGAGCAGGCTGCCGTCGCGATCGCCGCTCTCGATGCCGGCAGCGCCGGTGCCGACCGCGCCTTCTACGAGGGCAAGATCGCCGGTGCGTCGTTCTTCGCGAAGAGCTTCCTGCCGCTGCTCACCAGCACCAAGGCAGTTCTCGAGAACATCGACAACGAGATCATGGAGCTGGACGAAGCGTCCTTCTAAGACTCCATGCGCTCAGGGCCCCCGCTTCGGCGGGGGCCCTTTGCGTTGGAGATGGTGTGCCGGCGAAAGGCCGCCGAGTCCCAACAGGCACACCAGTCGCCAGCGGAAGCACTCGACTCGACTCGCGAATGTTCCACCTGACGAGCGAATTGCTATATCGCCCGTTGGCGGGGCCGATACTCGAATCACCCGGTGCCGCTGGCTCAGCCGCCGATTCGCTGGCCAGATGGGACAACCGCGGGTCGAGTGGGCCGGCCCGTCCGGTGGCTGCTGTTACTACTGTGACGAAGTCCGTCGAGTGTGGGCCCTATGCACGCAAATGGGCGTTCGGGCGTACACGAGGCCCACGCTCGGCGCGCTACTCCGTCAGCACCAGCACCGCGCGGGTGTAGAGCAACTGGAAACCCTTGCGCTGCACGTTCTTCTGCGACGTCGACCCGGGTGCGGTGGTCACGACCGCCAGATCGCAGCCCGCCGCGGCGGCGTCGCGTAGCCGGGCCGCCAGCAGCGCTGCCTGCACACCGCGGCGCCGGAACGCCGGGGCCGTCGCCGCGCCGGTGAGCTGCGCGATGCCGTCGGTCATCCGCACGCTGCCCCCACCCGCGACCGCGTCGCCGCAGAGTGCCACGTACGCGACGGCCCCCGCCGCCGTGAAGTCCCGCATCGCGCGGTCGACGACGTCGCGGGGGAAATCCTCGTGGCTCGGCACGCCCTCGCCGTCGGGGTGCGCGAAGCCCTCGACCACGACGTCGACCCAGGCACCGAGTTCGCCTGCGACGGTGGGGCGTACCTCCACGTCGGCCCGGACGCCGGGCGGGTCGACGGGCAGGGCGAGGCCCAACACGTCCTCGAAGCCAGCGAGCCGGTAGCCGCGATCGGAGAGCAGCGCGACGACGGCGGGGTCGGCGAGGTTGGACAGTTCGACCTGCACGGGGCCATGCCGAAGGAGCCGTGCCTCGACGTCGGCCCAGTCATCGGGCACGCCCCCGAACCCGAGGCCGACGACCTTGTTCATCGGCGACCCGTCCTCGGCAAAGCAGCCGTGGCCCCCGCCGACGGGCAGCGTGAGACCCGGGGCACCACGTCGTCGCGCGGCCTCGGTGCCGGCCACGATCAACTGGGCCTCGGCCGCCTCGATGCGCCGGGCGAGGTCGGTACCGCAGAACAGGGGTGCGTCGATCACGCCGGGCATTCTGCGCGATGGGCGGCTGCAAGGGAACCGGTTTTCGCCCGCCTACCCGTCGATCTCACGCATCAACGCGCGGGTGCGTGCCCGGCCTTCGGGCGACGTGTCGAACACGGCGCCCACGAACTCGTCGACCCCGGCAGATTCGAGTTCCTCGATCCGGCCGCGCACGGTGTCCTCGTCGCCGATGATCGCCGCGTCCTCGGGACCGGCGAATCCCTCGCGGTCCAGCATCGCCCGGTAGGACGGCAGCTGGCCGTACATCGCGAACTGCTCGGCAGCCTGCTTGCGCGCGCCGTCGACGTCGTCGGTGACGCTGATCGGCAGGGCCGCCACCACCCGGACGTCGCTCTCGGCCCGGCCCGCGTCGGCGGCGGCCTGGCGCAGCGTCGGCGTGACGTGCCCGGCCAGTGTCGCGGGCCCCGTCATCCAGGTGCAGGTGCCGGACGTGCGACGCCCGGCGATCTTCAGCAGCTGCGGACCGAGGGCCGCGATGTAGACGTCGGGCTCCGGCGCGCCGGGGACCATCAGCGCACCGCGGGTGGTGGTGATCTCGCCGGTGACGTCGGCGGGCTGACCGGCCAGCAGCGGCAGCAGGCCGTCGAGGAACTCGTTGAGCCTGCGCACCGGCCTGTCCCACGGGATGCCCCACATGCCCTCGGTGACGGCCTGGTGCGTCATGCCGAGGCCCAGGGTGAACCGGCCGCCGGACGCGAGGCTCGTCGTCAGCGCGCGCTGCGCCATCTGCATCGGGTGCTGATTCTGGATCGGCACCACACCGCTGGCCACCTCGATGGTGTCGACCTCACGCAGTGCCACCGCCACGATGGCGAGAAGGTCTGGCTCGTAAGGCAATTGGCTCATCCAGATGCGGCGGAAACCCTCGTCGCGCAGCATCGACAGGTTCTCGATCGTCGCGTCGATCGGCGATGCGCTGCCCGCATCCTTGAGCTGTCCAAACATACTGACCTGCATGACCCACACGCTCCTTCGTGATCGTCCCCCGAGCATCGAACCATGACGACCGAACTCGCCCGACTGCAGAACTTCGGGCCGAACTGGTTCGCGTCGGTGATGGGCACCGGGATCGTGGCCACCGCTGGCGCGACGCTGCCGATCCACGTCCCCGGGCTGCACGTCTTCTCGCGGTGCGTCTGGGTGGTCGCGGCGGTCCTGCTGATCGTGTTGATCGTCGCGGTGACCGTCCAGTGGGTCCGACACCCGACGGTGGCGCGCGGGCACGTGCACAACCCGCAGATGGCGCACTTCTACGGCGCCGCACCGATGGCGTTCATGACGGTCGGCGCGGGCGCGCTGCTCGTTGGCCACGACCTAATCGGCGAGCGCTTGGCCGTCGACCTCGCGTGGGTGCTGTGGACCACCGGGACGCTCGGCGGGCTCTTCACCGCCATCTCGATCCCCTACCTGATGTTCACCGAGATCAACGTCGGACCGGATGCGGCGTTCGGCGGCTGGCTCATGCCCGTCGTGCCGCCGATGGTGTCCGCGGCAGGCGGCGCGCTGCTCATCCCGCACATGGCGCCGGGCACGGGCCGCGAGACGATGCTCTACGGCTGCTACGCGATGTTCGGGCTGTCACTGGTCGCGGCGCTGATCATCATCTCGATGATCTGGAGCCGACTCGCGCACTACGGGACGTCGGGCACGGCGCGCGTGCCGACGCTGTGGATCGTGCTGGGACCGCTGGGGCAGGGCATCACCGCGGCCGGCCTGCTGGGCACCCAAGCCGCACTCGCGGTGCCGCCGGAGCTGGCGACCGGGATGGCGATCTTCTCGGTGCTGTTCGGGGTACCGGTGTGGGGCTTCGCCGTGCTGTGGATCGCGTTGGCCACCGCCCTGACGGTGCGCACCATGCGCCGCGGCATGCCGTTCGCGTTGACCTGGTGGAGTCTGACGTTCCCGGTCGGCACCTTCGTCACGGGGACCACCCAATTGGCGGTGCACACCGGGCTGCCGGCGTTCCACGTCGCCGCGGGCGTGGCGTACGCGTGTCTGCTGTGTACCTGGGGGTTGGTGACCGTGCGGACCATGCGCGGCAGCGTGGGCGGGAGCCTGTTCCAGCCGCCTGCGTCCGCGGGCCCGATCACGGCCAAGAAGGACCAGCCGGCGGGGAATTAGGGTGCGTGCATGAGTTCCACCCAGCAGCCGTCCGTGGGAAGCCTCTACCGCTACCCGGTGAAGTCGATGCTCGGCGAGACCGTCGACGCCCTCGACGTCGACGATCGGGGAGCGAGAGGCGACCGGCAGTGGGCGCTCGTCGACGACGTCACCGGCCGGGTGGCCAGCGCCAAGCAGGCCCGGCTGTGGCGCACGCTGCTGACGTGCAGTGCCCGCCTGGACGACGGCCGCGTGCTCATCTCGCTGCCCGACGGGTCGACGGTGACGGCCGGCGAGGACGGCGTCGACGACGTGCTGTCGGAGTTCCTGGCGCGGCGGGTTCGCATGTCCGACAGCCGCGAGGAGGGCGCGTCGCTGGAGCGCGCCGACCCGGACCAGGTGCTCGATCAAGGGGTGGACGCGGAGGTCGACGCGCCGCTGCTGGAGTTGGCCGAGGCGACGCCGGGTGACTCGTTCGTCGACTTCGCGCCGCTGCACGTGATCACGACCGCGACGCTGAACCACATCGGGATCGAAGCGCAGCGCTACCGGCCCAACGTGGTGATCGAGACGCCGCCCGGCTATCCGCCCTACACCGAGAACGAATGGACGGGACGCACGCTCGTGCTGGGTTCCGCTCGCCTGACCGCACTGGGGCCGACACCGCGCTGCGTGGTGCCGACCCTCGAACACGGCCGACTCGGCCGGGCACCGCAGGCACTGCGGACCCCGGCGGTCGAGAACCGGGTCCAGTCGTTCGACTTCGGGGAGCTGCCGTGCGCTGGGTCGTACGTCGCGGTGGCGGTGCCGGGGACCCTGCGGGTCGGCACGCCGTTCACGGTGGACTGAGCCACCTGGAGAACGGGCCCGGAAAAGATAAGTGCCCCGTGTTGCCGTCGGGTCGGGGGGTCAGACGGCAACACGGAGCTATCAGGTACATCGGTACGTCTTCCGTGGGCGTTACAGACCCTCGGAAGTTTTTTCCGACTTTTCTTCCTAGGCCTCGAGGATGGCGGTGACGCCCTGGCCGCCGGCCGCGCAGATCGAGATCAGACCGCGCACGGGCTGCCCAGTCTCCTTCTTCTTCTCCGCCAGCTGCTTCGCGAGCTGCGCGACGATCCGGCCACCGGTGGCGGCGAACGGGTGCCCAGCCGCCAGTGACGAGCCGTTGACGTTGAGCTTCGAGCGGTCGATGCTCCCCAATGCCGCGTCCAGGCCGAGGCGGCCCTTGCAGTACTCGTCGGACTCCCACGCGGCGAGCGTCGCCAGCACCACCGACGCGAAAGCCTCGTGGATCTCGTAGTAGTCGAAGTCCTGCAGCGTGAGGCCGTTGCGGGCCAGCAGACGCGGCACCGCGTACGTGGGCGCCATCAGCAGACCGTCGGGGCCGTTGACGTAGTCGACCGCAGCGGTCTCGCCGTCGACGAAGTAGGCCAGGACGGGCAGGTTGCGCTCGGCCGCCCACTCCTCGGTCGACAGCAGTGTCACCGATGCCCCGTCGGTCAGCGGCGTCGAGTTGCCCGCGGTCATCGTCGCGTCGCCGTTCTTGACGCCGAACACCGGCTTGAGTTTGGCGAGCTTCTCGGCCGACGAGTCGGCACGCAGGTTGTTGTCGCGGTAGAGCCCCAGGAACGGCGTGACCAGGTCGTCGAAGAAG from Mycolicibacterium arabiense includes the following:
- a CDS encoding TIGR03564 family F420-dependent LLM class oxidoreductase, with the protein product MQVSMFGQLKDAGSASPIDATIENLSMLRDEGFRRIWMSQLPYEPDLLAIVAVALREVDTIEVASGVVPIQNQHPMQMAQRALTTSLASGGRFTLGLGMTHQAVTEGMWGIPWDRPVRRLNEFLDGLLPLLAGQPADVTGEITTTRGALMVPGAPEPDVYIAALGPQLLKIAGRRTSGTCTWMTGPATLAGHVTPTLRQAAADAGRAESDVRVVAALPISVTDDVDGARKQAAEQFAMYGQLPSYRAMLDREGFAGPEDAAIIGDEDTVRGRIEELESAGVDEFVGAVFDTSPEGRARTRALMREIDG
- a CDS encoding GNAT family N-acetyltransferase gives rise to the protein MPGVIDAPLFCGTDLARRIEAAEAQLIVAGTEAARRRGAPGLTLPVGGGHGCFAEDGSPMNKVVGLGFGGVPDDWADVEARLLRHGPVQVELSNLADPAVVALLSDRGYRLAGFEDVLGLALPVDPPGVRADVEVRPTVAGELGAWVDVVVEGFAHPDGEGVPSHEDFPRDVVDRAMRDFTAAGAVAYVALCGDAVAGGGSVRMTDGIAQLTGAATAPAFRRRGVQAALLAARLRDAAAAGCDLAVVTTAPGSTSQKNVQRKGFQLLYTRAVLVLTE
- a CDS encoding TDT family transporter, producing the protein MTTELARLQNFGPNWFASVMGTGIVATAGATLPIHVPGLHVFSRCVWVVAAVLLIVLIVAVTVQWVRHPTVARGHVHNPQMAHFYGAAPMAFMTVGAGALLVGHDLIGERLAVDLAWVLWTTGTLGGLFTAISIPYLMFTEINVGPDAAFGGWLMPVVPPMVSAAGGALLIPHMAPGTGRETMLYGCYAMFGLSLVAALIIISMIWSRLAHYGTSGTARVPTLWIVLGPLGQGITAAGLLGTQAALAVPPELATGMAIFSVLFGVPVWGFAVLWIALATALTVRTMRRGMPFALTWWSLTFPVGTFVTGTTQLAVHTGLPAFHVAAGVAYACLLCTWGLVTVRTMRGSVGGSLFQPPASAGPITAKKDQPAGN
- a CDS encoding NAD(P)H-dependent amine dehydrogenase family protein encodes the protein MRRVVVWGTGNMGATAIRSTTAFPGLELTGVITSSPDKANRDAGDFAGLAEPTGVAVSLDVDAALLTCDAVAYMASGDIRPEDALADIERCLRAGKVVVTPSLYSMYDPRSAPAEWVDRLTTAAEEGGAALLVSGVDPGWANDALAVMAAGLCTRIRTIRCQEIFDYSTYDQPYAVRVSCGFGGLMDETPMMLLPSVPTMVWGGNIRLIGRGLGLEIDEITEEVERLPLEHPVDNVMGHFEEGTLGAFFLKVIGWSGGKQRVVVEHITRIDPACAPDWPQPDEGVGDHRVIIDGDPQLTIVTRADVPGGTRADGGNTTAANRLLGAIEWLSTQKPGIYDGLDVPLHAPLPDEVEATRWAD
- a CDS encoding acetyl-CoA C-acetyltransferase, translated to MAENKTARRVAILGGNRIPFARSDGAYANASNQDMFTAVLGGLIDRFHLEGERLGAVVGGAVLKHSRDFNLMRECVLGSALNPHTPAYDLQQACGTGLQSTIAVANGIALGQYDSGAAGGVDTTSDAPIAFGDDLRRVLLGLRRAKSNVDRLKLVGKLPAAVGVEIPTNGEPRTGLSMGEHAAITAKEMGVKRVDQDELAAASHQNMAAAYDRGFFDDLVTPFLGLYRDNNLRADSSAEKLAKLKPVFGVKNGDATMTAGNSTPLTDGASVTLLSTEEWAAERNLPVLAYFVDGETAAVDYVNGPDGLLMAPTYAVPRLLARNGLTLQDFDYYEIHEAFASVVLATLAAWESDEYCKGRLGLDAALGSIDRSKLNVNGSSLAAGHPFAATGGRIVAQLAKQLAEKKKETGQPVRGLISICAAGGQGVTAILEA
- a CDS encoding MOSC domain-containing protein, encoding MSSTQQPSVGSLYRYPVKSMLGETVDALDVDDRGARGDRQWALVDDVTGRVASAKQARLWRTLLTCSARLDDGRVLISLPDGSTVTAGEDGVDDVLSEFLARRVRMSDSREEGASLERADPDQVLDQGVDAEVDAPLLELAEATPGDSFVDFAPLHVITTATLNHIGIEAQRYRPNVVIETPPGYPPYTENEWTGRTLVLGSARLTALGPTPRCVVPTLEHGRLGRAPQALRTPAVENRVQSFDFGELPCAGSYVAVAVPGTLRVGTPFTVD
- a CDS encoding SDR family oxidoreductase, whose translation is MTKSVFITGGATGIGRATALLFAKQGYLVGAYDIDEARLEVLERDVAALGGRSVVGHLDVTDAAEVAQRLGEFHEAAGGRLDVLINNAGLLNAGRFEEIALDVHHREIEVNVKGVVNGLHAAFPYLKSTPGSVVVNLSSASAIYGQAELANYSATKFFVRAITEALNLEWGTYGIRVIDMWPLYVQTAMTRDVKTGTTDSLGIRLTAEDIAAGIVAAVDPALPRKVLRQVHFPVGVHAKALAAGARFSPAWLTRWVNKRLAGH
- a CDS encoding acyl-CoA dehydrogenase yields the protein MSHYKSNVRDQVFNLFEVFGLDKALGEGSYSDLDVDTAREMLAEVSRLAEGPIAESFADSDRNPPVFDPETYTVKLPEPFKKSVRAVTEGGWDKIGLDEELGGVAMPRALQWALVEHILGANPAVYMYAMGAGFANIFYNQATEEQKKWAILAAERGWTSTMVLTEPDAGSDVGAGRTKAIQQPDGSWHIEGVKRFITSGDADDLGENILHLVLARPEGAGPGTKGLSLFFVPKFLFDFETGEPGERNGAFVTNVEHKMGLKVSATTELSLGQHGVPAKGWLVGEVHDGIAQMFEVIEQARMMVGTKAIATLSTGYLNALEYAKSRVQGADMTQMTDKTAPRVSITHHPDVRRSLMTQKTYAEGLRALYLYTATFQDHAVANALHGVDGELASKVNDLLLPIVKGVGSEQAYAKLTESLQTFGGSGFLQDYPVEQYIRDAKIDSLYEGTTAIQAQDFFFRKIVRDKGVALGYVASQIETFIKNESGNGRLKAERELLATALADVQGMAATLTGYLMDAQTNPSSLYKVGLGSVRFLMSVGDLVLAWLLQEQAAVAIAALDAGSAGADRAFYEGKIAGASFFAKSFLPLLTSTKAVLENIDNEIMELDEASF